One genomic segment of Strix aluco isolate bStrAlu1 chromosome 7, bStrAlu1.hap1, whole genome shotgun sequence includes these proteins:
- the ZNF511 gene encoding zinc finger protein 511 produces MLPLPPGLRRRLRESPPPLPPPSPPPPCAPPPPPPFTFAPRRLRLGPHHPLLEDGDVHRHLYLQGVLTGLAEVAERPKVSEFSCHISGCCQVFDTLEGYEHHYNTLHRNVCSFCKRSFPSGHLLDIHILEWHDSLFQIMAEKQNMYKCLVEGCAEKLKSSKDRKDHLVTVHLYPADFRFDRPKKTKSVPKHVSAAVKQGASVPMDVSVEMSEQFQVDPMEIGPGENMEIPQPAASPSPSVPEKRLYKSRVPSTICFGQGATRGFKGPRKKV; encoded by the exons atgctgccgctgccgcccggGCTGCGCCGCCGCCTGCGGGAGAGCCCGCCCCCCCTGCCGCCCCCCTCGCCACCGCCGCCctgcgccccgccgccgcccccgcccttCACCTtcgccccccgccgcctccgcctcgGCCCCCACCACCCGCTCCTGGAG GATGGGGACGTTCACAGGCACCTCTACCTCCAGGGCGTCCTCACCGGCCTCGCCGAGGTGGCCGAGAGACCCAA GGTGTCTGAATTCAGTTGCCACATCTCTGGGTGCTGCCAGGTCTTTGATACACTGGAGGGCTATGAGCACCACTACAACACGCTGCACAGGAACGTCTGCTCCTTCTGCAAGCGCTCCTTTCCGTCAGGGCATCTCTTGGATATTCACATCTTGGAGTGGCACGACTCGCTCTTCCAGATAATGGCTGAGAAGCAAAACATG TACAAGTGTTTGGTAGAAGGCTGTGCGGAGAAGTTGAAGAGCAGCAAGGACAGAAAGGATCACTTGGTCACTGTTCACCTTTATCCTGCTGACTTTAGGTTTGATagaccaaagaaaacaaaaag TGTCCCCAAGCACGTGAGCGCTGCCGTGAAGCAGGGTGCCAGCGTGCCGATGGATGTGAGCGTGGAGATGTCGGAGCAATTCCAGGTGGACCCGATGGAAATAGGGCCCGGTGAGAACATGGAGATCCCTCAGCCTgcggccagccccagcccctcagtGCCAGAGAAACGACTCTATAAATCCAG GGTCCCATCCACAATTTGCTTTGGACAAGGTGCCACCCGAGGATTTAAAGGACCAAGGAAGAAAGTCTGA
- the ECHS1 gene encoding enoyl-CoA hydratase, mitochondrial codes for MAAALRALLRPAARRRALPPPPPRPLLGARACSAGAPFQYLSVQKTGARQSVGLIQLNRPQALNALCEGLMQELRRALGALEKDPQVGAIVITGSQKAFAAGADIKEMQSKTFQECYSGGFLAGWDKVSLVRKPIIAAVNGYALGGGCELAMMCDIIYAGEKAQFGQPEILLGTIPGAGGTQRLTRAVGKSLAMEMVLTGDRISAAEAKEAGLVSKVFPVEKLLDAAISCAEKIASNSKLVTAMAKESVNAAFETTLAEGTRTEKRLFYATFATDDRKEGMTAFVEKRKANFTDS; via the exons ATGGCCGCCGCTCTGCGCGCGCTcctccgccccgccgcgcgccgccgcgcgctccccccgccgccgccacgccCCCTCCTCGGGGCGCGGGCCTGCAGCGCCG gggccCCGTTCCAGTACCTGTCGGTGCAGAAGACGGGGGCGCGGCAGAGCGTGGGCCTGATCCAGCTGAACCGGCCGCAAGCGCTCAACGCCCTCTGCGAGGGGCTGATGCAGGAGCTGCGGCGGGCGCTGGGGGCCCTGGAGAAGGACCCGCAGGTGGGCGCCATCGTCATCACCGGCAGCCAGAAAGCCTTCGCAG CCGGCGCGGACATCAAGGAGATGCAGAGTAAAACCTTCCAGGAGTGCTACAGCGGCGGCTTCCTCGCCGGCTGGGACAAGGTGTCTCTTGTCCGCAAACCCATCATCGCCGCGGTCAATGGCTACGCC CTGGGCGGTGGGTGTGAGCTGGCCATGATGTGCGACATCATCTACGCCGGGGAGAAAGCGCAGTTTGGGCAACCTGAAATCCTGCTGGGGACCATCCCAG GTGCCGGAGGGACGCAGAGGTTGACCAGGGCGGTGGGGAAGTCGCTGGCCATGGAGATGGTTCTAACTGGGGACCGGATTTCGGCAGCGGAGGCGAAGGAGGCAG GTCTGGTCAGCAAGGTCTTCCCCGTGGAGAAGCTGCTGGACGCGGCCATCAGCTGTGCTGAGAAGATTGCCAGCAACTCCAAGCTGGTGACCGCCATGGCAAAGGAGTCGGTCAACGCCG CCTTCGAGACAACGCTGGCGGAGGGAACCAGAACGGAGAAGCGACTTTTTTACGCCACCTTCGCCACG GACGACCGCAAGGAGGGGATGACGGCGTTTGTGGAGAAGCGCAAGGCGAACTTCACCGACAGCTAA
- the SPRN gene encoding shadow of prion protein yields the protein MRRSAAACWALMLLAAAFCDTAAGKGGRGGARGAARGGARGATRSRVKAAAPRYGSAGAALRVAGAAAAGAAAGVAAGAALRQPRLASGLEAGDGVEYRDGNWTAAAWTSAAPARDPPPGWAASWLCPLAAILRR from the coding sequence AtgcggcggagcgcggcggcgtGCTGGGCGCTGATGCTGCTGGCTGCCGCCTTCTGCGACACAGCAGCCGGCaagggcgggcgcggcggggcccggggggccgCCCGCGGTGGGGCCCGGGGGGCCACCCGCAGCCGGGTGAAGGCGGCAGCACCCCGCTACGGCTCGGCCGGGGCGGCCCTGCGGGTGGCGGGGGCGGCGGCTGCGGGAGCAGCAGCTGGCGTGGCGGCGGGGGCCGCCCTGCGCCAGCCCCGGCTGGCCAGCGGGCTGGAAGCGGGAGACGGCGTCGAGTACCGCGATGGCAACTGGACGGCAGCCGCCTGGACCTCCGCCGCGCCTGCCCGGGACCCACCGCCGGGCTGGGCTGCCTCCTGGCTCTGCCCCTTGGCCGCCATCCTCCGCCGCTGA
- the MTG1 gene encoding mitochondrial ribosome-associated GTPase 1 isoform X2: MWSPGSQGIWRKACGRCGPPCGAPTASSSPSLRYLFPHQRTVTLLSGTHIPLSGRNPMLQEALGIRPHILVLNKMDLADPHRQPAILEQLKQQGCSHVVFTDCQHDGNVKKIVPLVAKLVSNSPRYHRAENTEYSILVIGVPNVGKSSLINSLRRLHLKKGKATAVGGEPGITKAVLTRIQVSEKPLMYLVDTPGLLPPRLGDVEMGMKLALCGAIRDHLVGEDIMADYLLYTLNKWQQFGYTQRYGLAAPCDDIEPVLKQVALTLGRTQKVKVLTGTGNVNVTMLDYPAAACKFLRDFRAGRLGRVTLD, encoded by the exons ATGTGGTCTCCTGGTTCCCAGGGCATATGGCGAAAG GCCTGCGGCAGATGCGGTCCTCCCTGCGGCGCGCCGACTGCCTCATCGAG CCCGTCCCTCCGGTACCTGTTCCCACACCAGCGCACAGTCACTCTCCTTAGTGGCACTCACATCCCGCTGTCCGGCCGCAATCCCATGCTGCAGGAGGCACTGGGCATCCGCCCACACATCCTGGTGCTGAACAAGATGGACCTGGCAGATCCCCACCGGCAGCCG GCCATCCTggagcagctgaagcagcagGGATGCTCACATGTTGTCTTCACTGACTGCCAGCATGATGGCAACGTCAAGAAG ATCGTTCCCCTGGTTGCCAAGCTGGTGAGCAACAGCCCACGGTACCACAGGGCTGAG AACACCGAGTACAGCATCCTAGTGATCGGCGTGCCCAACGTGGGCAAGTCCTCGCTCATCAACTCCCTGCGGAGGCTGCATCTCAAGAAGG GGAAAGCCACCGCAGTTGGTGGCGAGCCAGGCATCACCAAGGCAGTGCTGACCAGAATCCAG GTCAGCGAGAAGCCCCTGATGTACCTGGTGGACACACCTGGCTTGCTGCCCCCGAGGCTGGGGGACGTGGAGATGGGCATGAAGCTGGCGCTGTGCG GAGCCATCCGTGACCACCTGGTGGGGGAGGACATCATGGCTGACTACCTCCTGTACACCCTGAACAAGTGGCAGCAGTTTGG GTACACACAGCGCTACGGGCTGGCTGCACCCTGCGATGACATCGAGCCCGTGCTGAAGCAGGTGGCCCTCACCCTGGGCAGGACGCAGAAGGTGAAGGTGCTGACGGGCACAG GGAACGTCAACGTGACGATGCTCGACTACCCAGCCGCTGCCTGCAAGTTCCTGCGGGATTTCCGGGCGGGACGCCTGGGCAGGGTGACGCTGGACTGA
- the MTG1 gene encoding mitochondrial ribosome-associated GTPase 1 isoform X1, whose protein sequence is MRGWAGALRAAVTGPGPVCGGFRERFDFGGRDVVSWFPGHMAKGLRQMRSSLRRADCLIEVHDARIPLSGRNPMLQEALGIRPHILVLNKMDLADPHRQPAILEQLKQQGCSHVVFTDCQHDGNVKKIVPLVAKLVSNSPRYHRAENTEYSILVIGVPNVGKSSLINSLRRLHLKKGKATAVGGEPGITKAVLTRIQVSEKPLMYLVDTPGLLPPRLGDVEMGMKLALCGAIRDHLVGEDIMADYLLYTLNKWQQFGYTQRYGLAAPCDDIEPVLKQVALTLGRTQKVKVLTGTGNVNVTMLDYPAAACKFLRDFRAGRLGRVTLD, encoded by the exons aTGCGCGGGTGGGCGGGAGCGCTGCGGGCAGCCGTGACCGGGCCCGGGCCGGTGTGTGGCGGGTTCCGGGAGCGCTTTGATTTTGGCGGCCGTGATGTGGTCTCCTGGTTCCCAGGGCATATGGCGAAAG GCCTGCGGCAGATGCGGTCCTCCCTGCGGCGCGCCGACTGCCTCATCGAGGTGCACGACGCTCGCAT CCCGCTGTCCGGCCGCAATCCCATGCTGCAGGAGGCACTGGGCATCCGCCCACACATCCTGGTGCTGAACAAGATGGACCTGGCAGATCCCCACCGGCAGCCG GCCATCCTggagcagctgaagcagcagGGATGCTCACATGTTGTCTTCACTGACTGCCAGCATGATGGCAACGTCAAGAAG ATCGTTCCCCTGGTTGCCAAGCTGGTGAGCAACAGCCCACGGTACCACAGGGCTGAG AACACCGAGTACAGCATCCTAGTGATCGGCGTGCCCAACGTGGGCAAGTCCTCGCTCATCAACTCCCTGCGGAGGCTGCATCTCAAGAAGG GGAAAGCCACCGCAGTTGGTGGCGAGCCAGGCATCACCAAGGCAGTGCTGACCAGAATCCAG GTCAGCGAGAAGCCCCTGATGTACCTGGTGGACACACCTGGCTTGCTGCCCCCGAGGCTGGGGGACGTGGAGATGGGCATGAAGCTGGCGCTGTGCG GAGCCATCCGTGACCACCTGGTGGGGGAGGACATCATGGCTGACTACCTCCTGTACACCCTGAACAAGTGGCAGCAGTTTGG GTACACACAGCGCTACGGGCTGGCTGCACCCTGCGATGACATCGAGCCCGTGCTGAAGCAGGTGGCCCTCACCCTGGGCAGGACGCAGAAGGTGAAGGTGCTGACGGGCACAG GGAACGTCAACGTGACGATGCTCGACTACCCAGCCGCTGCCTGCAAGTTCCTGCGGGATTTCCGGGCGGGACGCCTGGGCAGGGTGACGCTGGACTGA
- the PAOX gene encoding peroxisomal N(1)-acetyl-spermine/spermidine oxidase, whose amino-acid sequence MERGGGRRVVAVGAGLAGLAAAQRLRGHGSLRLLEAAACAGGRVRTRPFATGLAEMGAHWIHGPSPGNPIFCLATSYGLLGPEAAREENQQAEAGGHPPLASITYSSSGRVLSPQVVSEARDLFNTLLASARAFQGAEEPPAPSVGQYLRAEIAQRVPTQAGGEEDAWRLRLAILAACLKLECCISGTHSMDLVALEPFGEYVSLPGLDCTFPGGYSSLPDRMVSALPEGILLLSKAVRTIQWRGSFCEEGDEIRDFPVRVECEDGDTFLADHVIVTVPLGFLKEHHQNFFQPPLPKRKAEAICRLGFGTNNKIFLEFEKPFWEPQQQLLEVVWEDESPLEEPSADLEANWFKKLIGFVVLQPPEQHGHVLCGFIAGKESEYMETLSDAEVLSTMTRVLRTLTGNPCLPAPRSVLRSQWHSAPYTRGSYSYVAVGSSGDDIDVLAQPLPEEPEDPRPLQLLFAGEATHRTFYSTTHGALLSGWREAERLNQLFEAPSPAPRL is encoded by the exons AtggagcgcggcggcgggcggcgggtggTGGCGGTgggcgcggggctggcggggctggcggcggcgcaGCGGCTCCGCGGTCACGGCTCCCTCCGCCTGCTGGAGGCGGCGGCCTGCGCCGGGGGCCGCGTCCGCACTCGCCCCTTCG CGACGGGGCTGGCGGAGATGGGGGCGCACTGGATCCACGGCCCCTCGCCAGGGAACCCCATCTTCTGCCTGGCCACCAGCTACGGCCTGCTGGGCCCGGAGGCTGCCCGCGAGGAGAACCAGCAGGCCGAGGCGGGGGGCCACCCCCCGCTGGCCTCCATCACCTACAGCAGCTCCGGGAGGGTGCTGAGTCCCCAGGTGGTGAGCGAAGCCCGCGACCTCTTCAACACCCTCCTGGCCTCTGCCCGTGCTTTTCAGGGGGCTGAGGAGCCACCGGCGCCCAGCGTGGGACAGTACTTGCGGGCAGAGATTGCCCAGAGGGTCCCCACTCAGGCAGGGGGTGAGGAGGACGCGTGGCGGCTGCGGCTGGCCATCCTCGCTGCCTGCCTCAAGCTGGAGTGTTGCATCAGCGGGACCCACAGCATGGACTTGGTGGCCCTGGAGCCCTTTGGGGAGTACGTCTCCCTGCCCGGCCTGGACTGCACCTTCCCGGG CGGCTACAGCAGCTTGCCTGATCGCATGGTCTCAGCTCTGCCGGAGGGCATCCTCCTGCTCAGCAAGGCCGTGAGGACCATCCAGTGGAGAGGGTCCTTCTGTGAGGAAGGGGATGAGATCAGGGACTTCCCTGTCCGGGTGGAGTGTGAGGACGGAGACACCTTCCTCGCCGACCACGTCATCGTCACCGTCCCGCTGG GTTTCCTCAAGGAACACCACCAGAACTTCTTCCAGCCTCCCCTGCCCAAGCGGAAAGCAGAGGCCATTTGCCGCCTGGGTTTCGGCACCAACAACAAGATCTTCCTGGAGTTTGAGAAGCCTTTCTGGGaaccccagcagcagctcctcgaAGTGGTGTGGGAGGACGAGTCACCCCTCGAGGAGCCCAGCGCTGACCTGGAGGCCAACTGGTTCAAGAAGCTCATTGGCTTCGTGGTCCTCCAGCCACCGGAGCA GCACGGGCACGTCCTCTGCGGCTTCATCGCAGGGAAGGAGTCGGAGTACATGGAGACCCTGAGTGACGCAGAGGTGCTCAGCACCATGACGCGCGTTCTCCGCACACTGACAG GGAACCCGTGCCTGCCCGCTCCCAGGAGCGTGCTGAGGTCCCAGTGGCACAGCGCTCCCTACACCCGGGGCTCCTACAGCTACGTGGCCGTCGGCAGTTCAGGGGATGACATTGATGTGCTGGCTCAGCCCCTGCCCGAGGAGCCAGAGGACCCCAGG CCTCTGCAGCTCCTCTTCGCCGGCGAGGCCACCCACCGCACCTTCTACTCCACCACCCACGGGGCCCTGCTGTCGGGCTGGCGAGAGGCTGAGCGGCTCAACCAGCTCTTCGAGGCACCCAGCCCCGCTCCTCGGCTCTGA